Proteins encoded within one genomic window of Gambusia affinis linkage group LG09, SWU_Gaff_1.0, whole genome shotgun sequence:
- the f9a gene encoding coagulation factor IXa yields the protein MARAFLFLLLLDFHLGSTASNTVLLSEKTADSFLKRHKRENAGMFEEFLQGNLERECIEEKCNLEEAREIFENDEKTMAFWSTYVDGNQCASSPCLNQGSCKDHLGYYICTCVSGFTGTNCEIVLQKRCDINNGDCKHFCGTIGTFGAKCFCATGYELMSDGVSCKATVEFPCGKTGLTVVKPVVRSFYNPGLSDHLNATSPTNMTPAAAPSTTEPDLDLYDYDDFGQNQSLSDLLLLEFNRAENISLEPQTPFKRIVGGRLVAPGEIPWQVGLIAKPSGQLFCGGSILSERWVITAAHCLKEVTGSFSVRVGEHNTQITEGREQDYEVLEEHAHPRYNATLDTYNHDIALLYLKDPISFSAAVRPICIGPMAFIEALVKQPSPATVSGWGRTRFLGFTSNILQKIEVPFIDQTECKKSSNERITPVMFCAGFYNVAKDACQGDSGGPHAKSYLNTWFLTGIVSWGEECAKEGKYGVYTRVSVYYSWIKYVMSVTKRRLSSDVEYPDS from the exons ATGGCAcgagcttttctgtttttgctgcttttggaCTTTCACCTTGGCTCGACAG CCTCCAACACTGTGCTCCTCTCTGAGAAGACAGCCGACAGCTTCCTCAAGAGACACAAACGTGAGAACGCTGGGATGTTCGAGGAGTTTCTGCAGGGAAACTTGGAAAGAGAATGTATAGAAGAGAAATGTAACCTGGAAGAAGCCAGGGAGATATTTGAGAATGATGAAAAAACT ATGGCATTTTGGTCAACATATGTAG atggcaatcAGTGCGCCTCGAGCCCATGTCTGAACCAGGGGTCATGCAAAGACCATCTGGGCTACTACATCTGCACATGTGTGTCTGGCTTCACTGGCACAAACTGTGAGATCG TCTTACAAAAAAGATGTGACATAAACAATGGAGACTGCAAACATTTCTGTGGCACAATAGGAACCTTTGGGGCAAAATGCTTCTGCGCGACAGGATATGAGTTGATGTCGGATGGGGTCAGCTGTAAAGCAACAG TTGAATTCCCCTGTGGGAAAACTGGACTAACCGTTGTGAAGCCAGTCGTAAGGTCTTTCTACAACCCTGGGCTGTCAGACCACCTGAACGCCACGTCTCCAACCAACATGACGCCTGCAGCAGCACCCAGCACCACAGAGCCAGATCTGGATTTGTATGACTATGATGACTTTGGTCAGAATCAGTCTCTTAGTGACCTGCTTTTATTGGAATTCAATCGCGCTGAAAACATCTCTTTGGAGCCACAAACACCTTTCAAACGTATAGTTGGTGGGAGGTTAGTCGCTCCAGGAGAGATTCCCTGGCAG GTCGGACTGATAGCAAAACCCAGTGGTCAGTTATTTTGCGGGGGCTCCATCCTCTCAGAGCGCTGGGTCATCACTGCTGCTCATTGTCTGAAGGAGGTGACTGGCTCCTTCTCAGTCAGAGTGG GGGAACATAATACTCAAATCACGGAGGGCCGAGAGCAAGACTATGAGGTGTTGGAGGAACACGCACACCCACGCTACAACGCAACCTTAGACACGTACAACCACGACATTGCCTTGCTCTACCTCAAAGACCCCATCAGCTTCTCAGCAGCGGTCCGACCGATCTGCATCGGGCCCATGGCTTTCATCGAGGCCTTGGTGAAGCAACCTTCCCCGGCTACGGTGAGCGGCTGGGGCCGCACTCGCTTCCTGGGGTTCACTTCCAACATTCTGCAGAAGATCGAGGTTCCCTTCATAGATCAGACTGAGTGTAAAAAAAGCAGCAACGAAAGGATCACTCCTGTCATGTTCTGCGCTGGATTCTACAATGTGGCCAAAGATGCCTGTCAGGGCGACAGCGGAGGTCCTCACGCTAAGAGCTACCTTAACACTTGGTTCCTGACGGGGATTGTAAGTTGGGGGGAGGAATGTGCAAAAGAAGGGAAGTACGGCGTGTACACCCGGGTTTCTGTTTACTACAGCTGGATAAAGTATGTGATGAGTGTAACTAAACGCAGGCTGTCTTCCGATGTGGAATACCCAGACTCATGA